A DNA window from Primulina tabacum isolate GXHZ01 chromosome 12, ASM2559414v2, whole genome shotgun sequence contains the following coding sequences:
- the LOC142520875 gene encoding SUMO-activating enzyme subunit 1B-1-like isoform X1 translates to MCAEIFVDLQNYSYLKEIGDEKFECHVEYPSFEFCESFHSVIEKFEELEGRSPGETSTTDLFDVLEVIEAISGKGDPLKNFFFFDAMDGKGLIDDISKVKTEG, encoded by the exons ATGTGTGCTGAAATATTTGTTGATTTGCAGAATTACTCATACTTGAAG GAAATAGGTGATGAGAAGTTTGAATGCCATGTAGAGTATCCTAGTTTTGAG TTCTGTGAATCTTTTCATTCAGTGATAGAAAAGTTCGAAGAGCTTGAAGGCCGCAGTCCGGGGGAAACATCAACCACTGACTTATTCGATGTCCTG GAAGTTATTGAAGCAATATCAGGCAAAGGTGATCCGCTaaaaaatttcttctttttcGATGCAATGGATGGTAAAGGTTTAATCGATGATATATCCAAGGTGAAAACTGAAGGATGA
- the LOC142520920 gene encoding F-box/LRR-repeat protein At5g63520: MENQSFRSLKKMKVKTHSSKASGENIITEISDLGEDLLQKILCRLPAVSFASAACVRRSWSSVCNRILSFPKLSSAISFNRCLEDAVDEVVNKVFSEPIRPHFALASFAPYLHFVAAQKLIKKKLSPTIPLIFTVSEGVIGRNVLNDELIEVQWGTHEEFENLGDESPNEELVNIGLLLTVGFLPGIKADIISLPINHLSPGLHIDDFVMDIRHYSSAVSDSSSPAGIILFVDRGENIKPVLQVMEYAFPTDTVIVGNSDCHILHKCPSRNGTTSTRQCSYSAAVALVFAKDKNKPVDVGEIQFDVILSSGISPIGTPYKAVAVKCNETSTMLTAKRLTHHEHLDGQAILNQIYDELGDRILDPILYIGVTKKRRCSIGTEKVRWLHFLEFHEVRGGDEEYLFVDSDDIKTREPFRFYVSDPKAALSSCNKVSDALRHLKQDCNKRKVFGGIVFTCCGRGDSFFGQPGIDSSPFLENFPGVTFAGTYCAGEIARGKLSMYHKDEKGASVRSCQHVYSAVYLVMSYTPAPQC; the protein is encoded by the exons ATGGAAAACCAGTCCTTTCGATCATTGAAGAAAATGAAGGTGAAAACCCATTCATCAAAGGCAAGCGGCGAGAATATTATCACCGAAATCAGCGATTTAGGAGAAGATCTCTTGCAAAAAATCCTCTGCCGACTGCCGGCCGTATCCTTCGCATCAGCAGCTTGCGTTAGACGCTCATGGAGCTCTGTCTGCAACAGGATTCTGTCTTTTCCTAAGCTATCTTCTGCCATCTCTTTCAACCGTTGCCTCGAG GATGCTGTGGATGAGGTTGTAAACAAGGTTTTCTCGGAACCAATTCGACCTCATTTTGCCCTGGCCTCTTTTGCCCCTTATTTGCACTTTGTAGCGGCTCAAAAGCTG attaaaaaaaaattgagtccCACAATTCCATTAATTTTCACTGTGTCTGAGGGAGTCATTGGAAGAAACGTGCTTAATGATGAGCTAATAGAG GTGCAATGGGGAACACATGAAGAGTTCGAAAACCTTGGAGATGAATCTCCAAATGAGGAGCTTGTGAACATAGGATTACTATTGACGGTTGGTTTTCTACCGGGAATAAAGGCCGATATAATTTCATTGCCGATCAACCACTTG TCACCAGGGCTTCacattgatgattttgtgatggATATCAGACATTATTCATCAGCTGTTTCGGATTCTTCATCTCCTGCTGGAATCATACTATTTGTT GATCGTGGAGAAAACATCAAACCTGTCCTACAAGTGATGG AGTACGCCTTCCCAACAGACACTGTCATTGTAGGGAATTCCGATTGTCACATTTTACACAAATGTCCAAGTAGAAATGGTACCACGTCAACAAGACAATGTTCCTATAGTGCTGCAGTTGCACTAGTATTTGCAAAGGATAAGAATAAACCAGTAG ATGTTGGTGAAATACAATTTGATGTCATTTTATCAAGCGGCATATCACCAATCGGTACTCCATACAAGGCGGTTGCTGTTAAATGTAATGAAACGTCAACTATGCTCACTGCAAAGAGGCTAACACATCATGAACATCTCGATGGTCAAGctattttgaatcaaatttatGATGAG CTTGGAGATCGCATTCTGGATCCTATTCTCTACATTGGAGTCACTAAGAAAAGAAGATGTTCAATTGGGACGGAGAAAGTTAGATGGCTGCATTTTCTGGAATTTCACGAAGTTAGGGG AGGAGATGAAGAGTACCTATTCGTCGATTCCGATGACATTAAAACTAGAGAGCCCTTTCGTTTTTATGTCTCAGACCCCAAAGCCGCTTTATCATCTTGCAATAAAGTCTCCGATGCCCTCAGGCATTTGAAACAAGATTGTAACAAAAGAAAAGTTTTTGGTGGCATCGTCTTCACCTGCTGTGGTCGTGGTGACTCGTTCTTTGGGCAACCAGGTATTGATAGCTCCccatttttggaaaactttccTGGTGTTACTTTTGCTGGAACTTACTGTGCTGGGGAAATAGCACGTGGGAAGTTGAGTATGTATCATAAAGATGAAAAAGGCGCTTCTGTTCGGAGCTGTCAACACGTTTACAGTGCTGTTTACCTAGTTATGTCATATACTCCAGCTCCACAGTGTTAG
- the LOC142521088 gene encoding gamma carbonic anhydrase-like 2, mitochondrial gives MATPARLFRRILPRTLSTPLSGRAYSAEAVQSVPSPTPPAPVIRESPDRVNWDYRGQRKIIPLGQWIPKTAVDAYVAPNVVLAGQVVVYDGASVWNGAVLRGDLNKITVGFCSNVQERCVVHAAWSSPTGLPAETLIERYVTVGAYSLLRSCTIEPECIIGQHSILMEGSLVETHSILEAGSVVPPGRRIPTGELWAGNPAKFIRTLTHEETLEIPKLAVAINDLSKSYFSEFLPYSTVYLEVEKMKKSFGISI, from the exons ATGGCAACGCCAGCTCGATTGTTCCGAAGAATCCTGCCACGAACCCTCTCCACACCTCTTTCGGGCAGGGCTTATTCGGCGGAAGCAGTTCAATCGGTCCCATCGCCGACTCCACCAGCTCCGGTGATAAGGGAGTCCCCCGATCGGGTGAATTGGGACTATAGGGGGCAGAGGAAGATCATACCTTTAGGGCAGTGGATCCCGAAGACGGCCGTCGATGCTTACGTGGCGCCTAATGTCGTATTGGCAGGTCAAGTGGTGGTCTACGACGGCGCCTCCGTGTGGAACGGCGCCGTCCTACGCGGAGACCTTAATAAGATCACCGTTGGATTCTGCTCCAATGTGCAGGAGCGATGTGTTGTTCACGCCGCCTGGTCTTCCCCTACAG GGCTTCCAGCAGAAACATTGATTGAAAGATATGTCACGGTTGGCGCGTATAGTCTATTGCGATCTTGCACTATTGAGCCTGAATGCATTATTGGGCAGCACTCCATCCTTATGGAGGGTTCCTTGGTTGAAACACACTCTATCCTTGAAGCTGGGTCTGTGGTTCCTCCAGGAAGAAGAATACCGACTGGCGAACTCTGGGCCGGAAATCCAGCAAAGTTCATTCGGACTTTGACTCATGAGGAGACATTGGAGATCCCTAAACTTGCTGTTGCTATAAACGATCTTAGCAAAAGCTACTTTTCCGAGTTTTTACCTTACTCGACCGTGTATTTGGAagttgagaagatgaagaagtcCTTCGGGATTTCGATCTGA
- the LOC142520875 gene encoding SUMO-activating enzyme subunit 1B-1-like isoform X2 yields MCAEIFVDLQNYSYLKEIGDEKFECHVEYPSFEFEELEGRSPGETSTTDLFDVLEVIEAISGKGDPLKNFFFFDAMDGKGLIDDISKVKTEG; encoded by the exons ATGTGTGCTGAAATATTTGTTGATTTGCAGAATTACTCATACTTGAAG GAAATAGGTGATGAGAAGTTTGAATGCCATGTAGAGTATCCTAGTTTTGAG TTCGAAGAGCTTGAAGGCCGCAGTCCGGGGGAAACATCAACCACTGACTTATTCGATGTCCTG GAAGTTATTGAAGCAATATCAGGCAAAGGTGATCCGCTaaaaaatttcttctttttcGATGCAATGGATGGTAAAGGTTTAATCGATGATATATCCAAGGTGAAAACTGAAGGATGA
- the LOC142520874 gene encoding uncharacterized protein LOC142520874, whose amino-acid sequence MECTASFFLRDSPQAYYVHCFAHRLQLALVAAVEKESSIWLFFSKLNSICNLIKASPKRHTELQSAQAIEIATMVATGIRETGTGLNQIGTLQRAGKTRWSSHFESICMYSSVIIVLEHMTEEASSNSIRGEATGFLIALRSFDFIFILYLMHKIMGITYLLCRALQEKSLDILNAMDFVSTTKDLLHTLRAEGYDILLMIVQSVCENNGIEIPDMNAWYRSATGRSSQQRDSITFEHHYRFDVFNAAIDFQVEELNSRFNDGAVELLRLSSALEPRENFKLFNADDIYNLAEKFYHSDFNKQELHYLKSQLDHYKFDIIHHERFQNIGTISELCRRLLETEKARHYHLIDRLIRLVLTLPVSTATTERSFSAMKLLKISIRNKMEEELLADSMIVYIEREFTARIDIDSVIDEFYSMKNRRAHLQ is encoded by the exons ATGGAATGTACTGCAAGCTTTTTTCTGAGGGATTCTCCTCAAGCATATTATGTTCATTGTTTTGCACATAGACTTCAATTAGCGTTGGTGGCTGCTGTTGAAAAGGAGAGTTCTATTTggctatttttttcaaaattgaaTTCTATTTGTAATCTTATTAAGGCATCTCCAAAACGTCACACTGAGTTGCAATCTGCCCAAGCTATTGAAATTGCAACCATGGTAGCTACTGGTATTCGCGAGACAG GTACTGGCCTTAATCAGATTGGTACTTTGCAACGAGCTGGAAAGACGCGTTGGAGTTCTCATTTTGAGTCGATTTGCATGTACAGCTCTGTGATTATTGTGCTTGAGCACATGACGGAGGAAGCATCTTCGAATTCTATACGAGGGGAAGCTACAGGTTTTTTGATTGCATTGAGATCGTTTGATTTCATATTTATCCTATACTTAATGCATAAGATTATGGGGATCACATATTTGCTTTGTCGAGCTTTGCAAGAGAAGTCTTTGGACATTTTAAATGCAATGGATTTTGTCTCAACTACCAAAGATTTACTTCATACTTTGAGAGCAGAAGGTTATGATATTCTTCTAATGATTGTGCAATCAGTTTGTGAAAATAATGGTATTGAGATACCAGATATGAATGCTTGGTATAGATCTGCTACAGGACGTTCGAGCCAGCAGAGGGATTCTATTACATTTGAACATCATTACCGTTTTGATGTATTTAATGCTGCAATAGATTTTCAAGTGGAAGAACTCAATAGCAGATTCAATGATGGGGCTGTAGAACTTCTTAGACTTAGTTCTGCTTTGGAACCTCGAGAaaactttaagttatttaatGCTGATGATATTTACAATCTTGCAGAGAAATTCTATCATAGTGATTTCAATAAACAAGAACTACATTATCTGAAAAGTCAGTTGGATCATTATAAGTTTGATATAATTCATCATGAAAGGTTTCAGAATATTGGTACTATTTCTGAATTATGTCGACGATTACTAGAGACTGAAAAGGCGCGTCATTATCACTTAATTGACAGATTGATTCGTCTTGTTTTAACGCTCCCTGTTTCTACTGCTACAACAGAACGATCATTCTCAGCTATGAAACTTCTTAAAATATCTATCCGGAATAAGATGGAAGAAGAGTTATTGGCAGATTCTATGATTGTCTATATTGAAAGAGAGTTTACTGCAAGGATAGACATTGATTCAGTAATTGATGAGTTCTACTCAATGAAAAACCGCAGGGCACATCTTCAGTAG